GGTCGTTGGGGATGAGCCAGGTCCCAAAGCCGAGCGTGGGAATGACGATGCCGTTGTTGAGCTTGAGTGTTGCGGTGTCCATGGAATCCTCCTGTGTACACGTCTCTTAGCGGCTTTTCTGGGTCGCAAGGGGACTTGTCAGCAGTTTTTAGAGGTTGGCCTGAGTGGCTCGATTTTCGGCAAGCCCTTGACCTGATATTTTACAATCTGCGGAAGGCTTGCTATTCGGGGAGTGCGGAAAAAACCGCTGACAAGTCCATCCTAGCCGCTCCGCGTCCGTAAAAGAGCACGGCCATCGCCCAAAAACACTTTGTTCTGGGCGATGGCCGCGTGCCACGGCGAATATGCAAAGGAGCGCTAGCTCAGCAGCATGCGGTCGTTCGCGAACTCTCCGCCGGAGACCTCCTCGAACTTCTGCAGCAGGTCAGGTACCGTGAGCGTGTGCTTCTCGGCACCGGAGGCGTCGTAGATTATGGTGCCCTCGTGCATCATGATGAGGCGGTTGCCCAGGCGGATGGCGTCGGTCATGTTGTGCGTGACCATGATCGTGGTGAGCTTGCGCTCGCCGACGATCCTCTGGGTGAGGTCAAGCACCTTCTTGGCCGTCTTGGGGTCGAGCGCGGCGGTGTGCTCGTCAAGGAGCAGCAGTTCGGGGTTGGTGAGCGTTGCCATGAGCAGGGTGAGCGCCTGGCGCTGCCCGCCGGAGAGCAAGCCCACCTTGGAGCTCATGCGACTCTCAAGCCCCAAATCGAGCTCGGCGAGCAGCCGCGGATACTCCTCGCGCTCCTGCTTGGTGACGCCCCAGGCTAGACTGCGCTTCTTGCCGCGCCTCTTGGCCAGCGCGAGGTTCTCCTCGATCTGCAGGTCGGAGGCCGTCCCCAGCATGGGGTCCTGGAATACGCGACCCAGGTAGCGGGCTCGCTTTGGTTCGGAGAGGCGCGATATGTCCGTTTTCCCGAGCGTGACAGTGCCCGAGTCGAGAGGATAGAC
This is a stretch of genomic DNA from Thermophilibacter immobilis. It encodes these proteins:
- a CDS encoding ABC transporter ATP-binding protein; the protein is MATLKLSHVTKTFNRGTVTEKRALTNVSLDLVDGDFVTVIGGNGAGKSTLLNMVAGVYPLDSGTVTLGKTDISRLSEPKRARYLGRVFQDPMLGTASDLQIEENLALAKRRGKKRSLAWGVTKQEREEYPRLLAELDLGLESRMSSKVGLLSGGQRQALTLLMATLTNPELLLLDEHTAALDPKTAKKVLDLTQRIVGERKLTTIMVTHNMTDAIRLGNRLIMMHEGTIIYDASGAEKHTLTVPDLLQKFEEVSGGEFANDRMLLS